The genomic interval CGCCACGCCCTGTGTTAATAAGCACAGCAGTCGGCTTCATTTGTTTCAGCGTCCCGCTGTTAATCATATTTTTTGTACCCTCAGTCAATGGACAATGCAAACTTAATACATCACTTTGCTCAAGAAGATCAGAGAAACTTACCCACGTTGCTAGTTTATCGAGAAACATTGTTGGTTTGTGAGCAATAATTTTCATTCCCAAAGCATTGGTCATCTGAGCAACTTTTTGCGCTACTTTACCATACCCCATTAGCCCTAGAGTCATTCCAGCCAATTCAATTATGGGATTTGACCAATACGAAAAATAAGGTTGGGCTTGCCACTCTCCACGTTGGATAGATTGGTTATGATTTTCAACATGATTGGTATGAGTCAGTAATAAAGCAAGCACATGCTGTGCGACACTGTCAGTGCTATAATCAGGAACATTAGTAACAATAATATTATGTTTTGCTGCGGCCTTGATATCGATATTATCAACACCAGTAGCCGTTTCACCAATATAACGAAGACGTGGAAGTTTACTAAAATGTTGTTCCGTTAATTTTACTTTATTAGTAATAATAATTTCAGCCTCACTGCTACGCTCTATAACCAATTCGTCAGGTGTTTTATCATAGAGACTTACCTCCCCTAGTTCATAAAGACTATCAAGACACAGACCGTCATTAATTAATGGTTTAGAATCCAAAACAACAATATTATTTTTCATGATGAGTATTACCTGCTAGCCAAATAATAATGTAATTAGAATAACAAGATTAATTCAAGACAGTTAATACTCTTTAGCTATTTAAAGAGGAAGGACTATTACTTTTTAAATATTAATTATTGAAAACTTTATTCGTTCAATTTTAGTAGAATATTTATACTTAATAGTCATAAAAATTTTCCTAAAGCCGAGCCATACCTAAGTTTAGAAAGACTGAGTAATGTTTCACCTAGAAGGATTCATCGCCTTTTGAATCACTCCTTATTGGAAAGATATAACGTTTTTTCAACACCATGGACATGTGGCGGCTTACTATGCCGCCGAATTTCTGCTTCTACATGAAGTCATTTATTTAAACTCTGGGCTGATTTTGCAACGCCATTCTTTTTTCGAACTCTGCTTGGAAATTTATAAAATCGTTTGCTTTTGTATTAAATAACCTGGATAACTCTGTAAGATTGCGCGTTGTTGTATGCTCAAAAGGCGCTCCATATTTTACGACTACCTTTCCTTGAACTCCTCTATATAATGCAAAATCCTTACCTAGTTTCGAATCACTACTTAACCAAGTTTTCTTCGATATTTTTGACAGGGCGTTAGGAAAAAAAGAATTATTAGAGGTAGACCCACCAACAGACAATAGTTTTTTTACCGCATCCACACATTCTTGCCTAAACTTCATCATGGTATCCAATGTTGACAAGGAGTTGACGGAATTTTGAGGCTTAGGATAGTAAGAAAGATGGACATGCATAGGGATTAGCTTTTGAGCTCCACCTACACCTTCTCGCCAGTGTTGATCAACAACACTCACATCCCTAGACATTCTTATCCCCCTTGCCAGCCGTTCTCCTACTCGCAGTTCCTTGATAATAGTATTATTGAAATCAAAATGTTTTTCAGTAACTGGATTACCACTAAGCGTATATTTTATGCCCTCTGCGTTTACTTTGTTGTATTGTGCAAGCAATTTTACTAATACTTTGTGGCCTGTCTCATTATGAGGGATGCAATTAAGAATCATTGTGCACATATCCAGATCCAAAGCCCAAAGAGCATACTCAAATCCACTGATTCCCTCAAAAGTTCTTCCAGAACAATCCGTCACGCTACCTCTTTTTAAAATTAAATTAATTTCTTTTAGTAACATGTAGCGCACTGCACTTTTCTCACTATGAGCTACATAGTGCAATAATTTAGAAACATCAACTAGAGGTTGAAATAACGCCCGATGATTTGTGGATGTCATAGCCAGTGTTTCTAAATCTTTAGGTGATAAATGTTTTGCTATTTCTACTTTAAGTTCTGGGGGTAATTGATTGAATGATGTTGATTTCATATTTTCTTATTTAAGGTTGATTTTAGCCCCATATTCAATCAAATTTTTATTTTTATAACTAATTAGATTAATTTATATGTCATATCAAAAAAACTAATAATTCAATTTTTAGCACGTAAATTTCAAAATTGGAGATAACTGCTCTGTTTGCATTGGCCACAGGAGTTGCCTCATCAGATGGAGATTCAACTACAGTCTATTTTTGTATTAATAAATCAGGAGTTATAATATGCGAATGAAACTCATTCAGCGAATGAGCTTATGATTTTAGAAATTTTGA from Legionella sainthelensi carries:
- a CDS encoding D-2-hydroxyacid dehydrogenase, whose protein sequence is MKNNIVVLDSKPLINDGLCLDSLYELGEVSLYDKTPDELVIERSSEAEIIITNKVKLTEQHFSKLPRLRYIGETATGVDNIDIKAAAKHNIIVTNVPDYSTDSVAQHVLALLLTHTNHVENHNQSIQRGEWQAQPYFSYWSNPIIELAGMTLGLMGYGKVAQKVAQMTNALGMKIIAHKPTMFLDKLATWVSFSDLLEQSDVLSLHCPLTEGTKNMINSGTLKQMKPTAVLINTGRGGLINESDLASALKAKQITAAYLDVLSEEPPCTDNRLIGLTNCTITPHIAWASVAARKRLLNTVCENIIHFLKGKPINVIRPL
- a CDS encoding F-box protein, yielding MKSTSFNQLPPELKVEIAKHLSPKDLETLAMTSTNHRALFQPLVDVSKLLHYVAHSEKSAVRYMLLKEINLILKRGSVTDCSGRTFEGISGFEYALWALDLDMCTMILNCIPHNETGHKVLVKLLAQYNKVNAEGIKYTLSGNPVTEKHFDFNNTIIKELRVGERLARGIRMSRDVSVVDQHWREGVGGAQKLIPMHVHLSYYPKPQNSVNSLSTLDTMMKFRQECVDAVKKLLSVGGSTSNNSFFPNALSKISKKTWLSSDSKLGKDFALYRGVQGKVVVKYGAPFEHTTTRNLTELSRLFNTKANDFINFQAEFEKRMALQNQPRV